GGAAGAGCTTGGTGTTCCCTACAATCTCAACCTGGTGAACATCGGCGCGGGCGACCAGTTCAAGCCGGAGTTCCTGGCCATCTCGCCGAACAACCGGATGCCGGCCATCGTCGATCCGGAAGGCCCGGGGGGCGAGCCGATCTCGGTCTTCGAGTCGGGCGCGATCCTGATGTATCTCGGCCGCAAGTTCGGCAAGTTCTATCCCGTCGAGGACGAGCGCAAGCGCGTCGCCGTCGAGGAATGGCTGATGTGGCAGATGGGCGGGTTCGGTCCGATGCTCGGCCAGAACCACCACTTCTCCAACTACGCGCCGGAGAAGATCCCTTACGCGATCGAGCGCTACCAGAACGAGACGCACCGGC
The DNA window shown above is from Amorphus orientalis and carries:
- a CDS encoding glutathione S-transferase N-terminal domain-containing protein, producing MAATQTTPIELHYWPTPNGWKVTILLEELGVPYNLNLVNIGAGDQFKPEFLAISPNNRMPAIVDPEGPGGEPISVFESGAILMYLGRKFGKFYPVEDERKRVAVEEWLMWQMGGFGPMLGQNHHFSNYAPEKIPYAIERYQNETHRLYGVLNKRLDGREFVADEYSIADMAIVGWARSWKNQSIELDEFPNVKRWFEGLMARPAVAKAVEVGKEEREKLNLAADKNAQSVLFGQRAR